From a region of the Thermodesulfovibrio thiophilus DSM 17215 genome:
- a CDS encoding sulfite exporter TauE/SafE family protein, with the protein MKNFWKLAIILMFTIAFSTNIYAEQQSVTSAETQKEGIVLQVDRKELSGGGKITITGKAPQGKDVYIEIWSEKNVRAARLDTDPDPKTGKRPYIFYMTDEMPAFYTLIVPEKYKDILDQAKKEGGKWSVSKVIKDAGADAVYGEPAKRKIDRYQTTLWASIIGSRGTLLPPMDEKDNKRRSMQLLKAKFRSVETIFSSKLKIAQDGTFTAELDLPSNTAPGKYFILAKVDKELKSSLVTVENKVTLPNVYLSNAGRTVNLFGPFFLALVVTTFGVLMGAGGGFILNPILVLLGLPHTVVAGTVMPTVLFSQASGVYNYSKIKFINWKLGIALGLAMILGAFIGPKLTELITLAQFKFIFGWILIILAALMFWQTTPGYLEKHKKEQAILKEFKKRAEEAAKKKAEGGK; encoded by the coding sequence ATGAAAAATTTTTGGAAATTGGCTATTATCTTAATGTTTACAATAGCTTTTTCAACAAATATTTATGCAGAGCAACAGTCAGTCACATCTGCAGAGACTCAAAAAGAAGGAATTGTTTTACAGGTTGACAGAAAAGAGCTTTCTGGAGGAGGTAAAATTACAATTACCGGTAAAGCTCCTCAGGGAAAAGATGTTTATATTGAAATATGGTCTGAAAAAAATGTAAGAGCAGCAAGGCTTGATACAGACCCTGATCCAAAAACTGGCAAAAGACCTTATATCTTCTACATGACAGATGAGATGCCAGCTTTCTATACTTTGATTGTTCCAGAAAAATACAAAGACATTCTTGATCAGGCTAAAAAGGAAGGTGGTAAGTGGAGTGTATCAAAGGTTATCAAAGACGCTGGTGCTGATGCAGTCTATGGAGAGCCTGCAAAGAGAAAAATTGACAGATACCAGACCACTCTATGGGCAAGTATAATTGGCTCAAGAGGAACTTTGCTTCCACCCATGGATGAAAAAGACAACAAAAGAAGATCAATGCAGCTTCTTAAGGCGAAGTTTAGAAGTGTTGAAACAATATTTTCATCAAAGCTTAAAATTGCACAGGATGGAACATTTACAGCAGAATTAGATTTACCTTCTAATACTGCGCCAGGAAAGTACTTTATTCTGGCAAAAGTTGATAAAGAACTAAAGAGCAGTCTTGTTACAGTAGAAAACAAGGTTACTCTTCCCAATGTTTATCTGTCTAACGCAGGTAGAACAGTGAATTTATTTGGACCATTTTTTCTGGCTTTAGTTGTAACAACCTTCGGAGTGCTTATGGGAGCAGGCGGTGGCTTTATTCTTAATCCAATTCTTGTACTCCTCGGACTGCCACATACAGTTGTTGCTGGAACAGTCATGCCAACAGTATTATTTTCTCAGGCCAGTGGAGTTTATAACTACTCCAAAATAAAATTTATAAACTGGAAACTTGGTATCGCTCTTGGGTTAGCTATGATACTTGGAGCTTTTATTGGCCCAAAACTTACTGAGCTTATAACACTTGCACAGTTTAAATTTATATTTGGATGGATACTTATAATTCTTGCTGCACTTATGTTTTGGCAGACAACACCAGGGTATCTTGAAAAGCATAAGAAGGAACAGGCAATTTTGAAAGAGTTTAAGAAAAGAGCTGAAGAAGCAGCTAAGAAAAAAGCTGAAGGAGGTAAATAA
- a CDS encoding universal stress protein translates to MKKILVCYDGSEWSKKALSEAINLSKKFDSHITVLSVVPQVCFLEIGIDCATVESIFKAETEGNLNVAKKILKEEGVKGETLLLEGTPADVIVDHARDNNYDLIVIGSKGKDATERTLFGSVTLKVASNAAQSVLIVR, encoded by the coding sequence ATGAAGAAAATATTAGTTTGCTATGATGGATCAGAATGGTCCAAAAAAGCATTATCTGAAGCAATTAACTTATCAAAAAAGTTTGACTCTCACATTACTGTTTTATCCGTTGTTCCACAGGTATGTTTTTTAGAGATAGGAATTGACTGTGCAACTGTTGAATCCATTTTTAAAGCAGAAACTGAGGGAAATCTTAATGTTGCTAAGAAAATTCTTAAAGAAGAGGGGGTGAAAGGAGAAACTCTACTTTTAGAAGGAACACCAGCGGATGTCATTGTTGATCATGCCAGGGACAATAACTATGATCTTATTGTGATTGGCTCAAAGGGTAAAGATGCTACTGAAAGAACTCTTTTTGGAAGCGTAACACTGAAAGTAGCATCCAATGCTGCGCAGTCAGTGTTGATTGTGAGATAA
- a CDS encoding aconitate hydratase, with the protein MGKNIVEKIFDAHLAAGSLKTGELLSVRVDQVYTQDATGTMTWLEFEAIGLDHVKVPTAVSYVDHNMLQSNFMNADDHLFLRTAAARFGAYFSRPGNGICHQVHLERFAAPGRIALGTDSHTPTGGGTGMIAIGVGGLEAASVMAGMPFEFTMPKIVKVYLTGKLRRPYVTAMDIILTFLKMLTVKGGVGKIFEYGGPGVNDLSVTERATITNMGAELGATTSIFPSDENTLKFLKAQGREHQWMELQADEDAEYSEIIELDLSEIEPMIAQPHSPDNVISVKELQGMKVDQICIGSCTNSSYKIMKTVASILRDKTVHEEVTLFINPGSRQVYEMLASDGSVKTMIQAGARLLESACGPCIGMGAAPGSGQISLRSYNRNFKGRSGTKDALVYLASPVVCALASVHGQIVNPFETDIDLEDIPEPESFVINDNMIILSRKHKDIKIIKGPNIKEVPVKEPLEDTIFAEVLLKLSDNITTDDILPAGTQVLPYRSNIPMISTFIFKNIDETFYHRAMLAKQNGGGIIVGGENYGQGSSREHAAIAPMYLGIKAVISKSFARIHRANLINFGILPLMFSNAEDYEKIEQGNVLKIENIIESLKKEQKYRVINLSKNLSFEVCSNLNSREKELILQGGLLPYVRKKVLD; encoded by the coding sequence ATGGGTAAGAATATTGTTGAAAAAATTTTTGATGCACATCTTGCAGCCGGAAGTTTAAAAACTGGAGAGTTGCTTAGCGTAAGAGTAGATCAGGTTTATACTCAGGATGCAACAGGTACAATGACCTGGCTTGAGTTTGAAGCAATAGGACTTGACCATGTAAAAGTTCCTACTGCTGTGTCTTATGTTGACCACAATATGCTTCAGAGTAACTTTATGAATGCGGATGATCATCTTTTTTTAAGGACTGCTGCAGCAAGGTTTGGTGCTTATTTTTCAAGACCTGGCAATGGAATATGTCATCAGGTTCATCTTGAAAGATTTGCCGCACCGGGAAGAATTGCACTTGGTACAGACAGTCATACACCAACAGGTGGTGGAACAGGAATGATTGCTATTGGTGTTGGTGGCTTGGAAGCAGCTTCTGTTATGGCTGGAATGCCTTTTGAATTTACAATGCCAAAGATTGTAAAAGTCTATCTAACTGGAAAGCTTCGCAGACCTTATGTAACAGCAATGGATATAATTCTTACATTTTTAAAAATGCTTACTGTTAAAGGAGGAGTTGGAAAAATATTTGAATATGGAGGTCCCGGAGTAAATGACCTTTCGGTTACTGAAAGAGCAACAATAACCAATATGGGTGCAGAACTTGGTGCAACAACATCTATCTTTCCTAGTGATGAAAACACATTGAAGTTTTTAAAAGCTCAGGGTAGAGAGCATCAATGGATGGAGCTTCAAGCTGATGAAGATGCAGAGTATTCAGAAATTATAGAGCTTGATTTATCCGAGATAGAACCAATGATTGCTCAGCCACACAGTCCAGATAATGTTATTTCAGTCAAAGAGCTTCAAGGAATGAAAGTTGATCAAATCTGCATTGGCTCCTGCACAAATTCTTCCTACAAAATAATGAAAACAGTAGCCTCAATACTCAGAGATAAAACCGTCCATGAAGAGGTAACACTTTTTATAAATCCGGGTTCAAGGCAGGTTTATGAGATGCTTGCCAGTGATGGCTCTGTAAAGACTATGATTCAAGCTGGTGCAAGACTTCTTGAATCAGCTTGTGGACCCTGTATTGGAATGGGAGCTGCACCTGGAAGTGGACAGATTTCTCTTCGTTCATATAATCGTAATTTTAAAGGACGTTCTGGAACAAAGGATGCTCTGGTTTATCTTGCATCTCCTGTTGTCTGTGCTCTTGCATCAGTGCACGGTCAAATTGTTAATCCATTTGAGACTGATATTGATCTTGAAGATATACCAGAGCCTGAAAGTTTTGTGATAAATGATAATATGATAATTCTATCTAGAAAACATAAAGATATAAAAATAATCAAAGGTCCAAATATAAAAGAAGTGCCTGTAAAAGAGCCTCTTGAGGATACTATATTTGCTGAGGTTTTGCTTAAGCTTTCAGATAATATAACAACAGATGATATTCTGCCTGCAGGTACACAGGTTTTGCCATACAGGTCAAATATTCCTATGATTTCTACTTTTATATTCAAAAACATTGATGAAACTTTTTATCATAGAGCAATGCTGGCAAAGCAGAATGGTGGAGGTATAATTGTTGGTGGAGAAAATTATGGACAGGGCTCATCTCGTGAGCATGCTGCTATTGCTCCAATGTATCTTGGAATAAAAGCTGTGATTTCAAAATCCTTTGCAAGAATTCATCGTGCAAATTTGATAAATTTTGGCATTCTTCCGTTAATGTTTTCAAATGCTGAAGACTATGAAAAAATCGAGCAGGGCAATGTACTAAAAATTGAAAATATTATTGAATCTTTGAAGAAAGAACAAAAATATAGAGTTATTAATTTATCGAAGAATCTCTCTTTTGAGGTTTGCTCAAACTTAAACTCAAGAGAAAAAGAACTCATTCTGCAGGGAGGACTTCTTCCCTATGTGAGAAAAAAAGTTTTAGACTAA